From the genome of Candidatus Electrothrix communis, one region includes:
- a CDS encoding DUF2062 domain-containing protein gives MLRNIFRLPRYYFLQIRRLKGDPVYLARGFAFGVFMGVLPLVPIQTLLIIPLSMTFRVSTLAAVIAGTMISNPLTFMPQYYITWKLGNAVLPGRISWEHLEEVLLAISNEGLVNGIASFSHLGIKTITVLLTGGVLIGIPAGLISYFFALKFFRTLRAHRLRKQKLNNKKK, from the coding sequence ATGCTACGAAATATCTTTCGCCTGCCCAGATATTATTTTTTACAGATACGACGCCTGAAAGGGGATCCGGTCTATCTGGCCAGGGGGTTCGCCTTTGGGGTTTTCATGGGGGTCTTGCCACTGGTGCCTATCCAGACACTCCTAATCATTCCTCTCAGCATGACCTTTCGAGTCAGCACCCTTGCCGCAGTTATTGCGGGCACGATGATCAGCAACCCGCTGACCTTTATGCCCCAATATTACATCACCTGGAAACTGGGTAATGCCGTTCTGCCCGGCAGGATTTCCTGGGAACATCTGGAAGAGGTGCTGCTGGCTATCAGTAATGAAGGCCTGGTTAACGGTATTGCCTCGTTCAGCCATCTCGGGATCAAAACCATCACCGTCCTGCTCACCGGAGGAGTATTGATAGGTATCCCGGCTGGTCTTATCAGTTATTTTTTCGCCCTTAAATTCTTTCGCACTCTTCGGGCTCACCGCCTACGGAAACAAAAACTCAATAATAAAAAAAAATAA
- a CDS encoding Kazal-type serine protease inhibitor family protein, with protein sequence MKFFIWLMSCFALLLLNGCYYPGHPPQHPPVTPPPVVTPPPVVTPPPGVCGGIAGWGCPSGQYCDFGRGQCNMLDAQGTCKTRPEMCPRIYKPVCGCDGRTYGNRCEAQRAGATIRHKGPCRIVRPVHPIRHR encoded by the coding sequence TGAAGTTTTTTATCTGGCTCATGAGTTGTTTTGCCCTGTTGCTGTTGAACGGCTGCTATTATCCCGGCCATCCTCCTCAGCATCCTCCTGTCACCCCGCCTCCTGTTGTCACTCCACCTCCTGTTGTCACTCCACCTCCGGGTGTCTGCGGAGGTATAGCAGGATGGGGCTGTCCTTCAGGGCAGTACTGTGATTTTGGCCGTGGTCAGTGTAATATGCTGGATGCCCAGGGGACCTGCAAGACGAGACCGGAAATGTGTCCGCGCATTTATAAACCTGTTTGCGGCTGCGACGGCAGGACCTATGGAAATCGTTGCGAGGCTCAGCGGGCCGGTGCCACTATCAGGCATAAAGGACCATGTAGGATTGTACGTCCCGTTCATCCGATCAGGCATCGGTAG
- the rsmA gene encoding 16S rRNA (adenine(1518)-N(6)/adenine(1519)-N(6))-dimethyltransferase RsmA, producing MVYQKSRILLKKQGLAASKKLGQNFLVHQHTAERIVDFSELSKEDTVLEVGVGLGALTGPLADAAGQVLGLEADSGIIRLHEEQGNLPDNVRLIHQDVLKTDFNELVRLSGGKRLKIVANLPYSISSPFLFKLIEHHDLIDFVVVMLQKEVALRLLAQPGTKAYGVPTVMLETVATVKMLMHVGPEEFHPRPKVDSAVIRLSFHPLPARAAALGVFDRKLLKTIINNTFGQRRKTLLNGLAATGLLSKDALRECVAEAKLLPTVRAEQLTLEEFVRLAQVIKTRL from the coding sequence ATGGTGTATCAGAAGAGCAGAATCCTCCTCAAAAAACAAGGACTGGCAGCATCAAAGAAATTAGGGCAGAACTTTCTTGTTCACCAACACACAGCGGAACGCATTGTTGATTTTTCCGAACTCAGTAAAGAGGATACCGTGCTGGAAGTCGGGGTAGGACTGGGAGCCCTAACAGGCCCCTTGGCCGACGCTGCGGGCCAAGTTCTGGGATTGGAGGCTGATTCCGGAATCATCCGTCTCCACGAGGAACAGGGAAATCTCCCGGATAATGTCCGATTGATCCATCAGGATGTCCTTAAAACGGATTTCAACGAGCTGGTGCGCCTCTCAGGGGGAAAGCGTTTGAAAATTGTTGCCAACCTGCCCTATTCCATTTCCTCACCCTTTCTTTTCAAGCTTATTGAGCACCACGACCTGATCGACTTTGTTGTGGTCATGCTCCAAAAAGAGGTGGCCCTGCGCTTGCTTGCTCAACCGGGGACCAAGGCATACGGAGTACCCACGGTGATGCTGGAAACTGTTGCAACGGTGAAGATGCTCATGCATGTAGGACCGGAAGAATTTCATCCTCGACCCAAGGTGGACTCTGCGGTGATTCGGCTCTCCTTTCATCCCCTGCCAGCAAGAGCAGCCGCATTGGGGGTGTTTGATCGCAAGCTCCTCAAGACCATTATTAACAACACCTTTGGTCAACGACGAAAAACCCTGCTCAACGGACTTGCCGCCACTGGCTTACTCAGTAAGGATGCGTTAAGAGAATGTGTTGCAGAAGCCAAACTTCTCCCCACAGTCCGGGCAGAGCAGCTGACCTTGGAAGAATTTGTTCGGCTTGCTCAGGTTATCAAGACGAGGTTGTAA
- the tsaD gene encoding tRNA (adenosine(37)-N6)-threonylcarbamoyltransferase complex transferase subunit TsaD — MLILAIESSCDDTAAAVLEADRRVFSRVLSNVISSQFEVHAQFGGIVPELASRCHIEAIWPVVNQALAEAGVSLQDIDLIAATQGPGLVGSLLVGFTFAKAVALVQQIPCTGVDHLTGHLLAILLEKEEDRPLFPYTALVVSGGNTSLFAVDSTTEFRLLGRTRDDAAGEAFDKVAKLLGLGYPGGPMVSKLAHQGNANAIPFPRAWLDKESLDFSFSGLKTSVANYVHKCRQKNNPVPIEDICASFEQAVVDVLVEKTLYAAEKAGHRQVVIGGGVAANTKLRQQLKARCTEEGLRCFTPSPEYCTDNAAMIGLAGYFQFAMGSTVALDADAFSRSPLN, encoded by the coding sequence ATGCTTATACTTGCTATAGAAAGTTCTTGCGATGACACTGCGGCAGCTGTCCTTGAAGCCGATCGCCGGGTTTTTTCCAGGGTTTTGTCCAATGTGATCAGTAGCCAGTTCGAGGTGCATGCCCAGTTTGGCGGCATTGTCCCGGAATTGGCCTCCCGCTGCCATATCGAAGCAATCTGGCCGGTGGTGAACCAAGCCTTGGCTGAAGCTGGCGTGTCTCTTCAGGATATTGATCTGATTGCAGCCACCCAAGGACCGGGCCTGGTCGGGTCTCTCCTGGTGGGATTCACCTTTGCCAAGGCAGTGGCTCTGGTTCAGCAGATCCCCTGCACTGGTGTGGATCATCTGACCGGGCATCTACTGGCTATTCTGCTGGAAAAAGAAGAGGACCGGCCTCTATTTCCCTATACCGCCCTGGTGGTCTCTGGCGGCAACACCTCGCTCTTTGCTGTGGACAGCACAACCGAGTTCCGTCTGCTTGGGCGCACCCGTGATGATGCAGCCGGGGAGGCCTTTGATAAGGTGGCGAAGCTGCTGGGCCTGGGCTATCCCGGTGGACCGATGGTCAGCAAACTGGCCCATCAGGGCAATGCAAACGCAATTCCTTTCCCCCGTGCCTGGCTGGACAAAGAAAGCCTTGATTTCAGCTTCAGCGGCCTCAAGACCTCAGTGGCGAATTATGTGCATAAATGCCGACAAAAAAACAATCCTGTCCCCATTGAAGACATCTGCGCCTCTTTTGAACAGGCAGTGGTGGATGTGCTGGTAGAAAAAACCCTTTATGCTGCCGAGAAAGCCGGTCATAGACAGGTCGTCATCGGCGGCGGTGTTGCTGCCAATACAAAGCTACGCCAGCAGCTCAAGGCCCGCTGTACCGAAGAGGGCCTGCGCTGCTTCACCCCGTCTCCTGAATATTGTACTGATAATGCAGCAATGATCGGCCTGGCTGGTTATTTTCAGTTTGCCATGGGCTCCACGGTTGCCCTGGATGCTGATGCTTTTTCCCGCTCCCCGTTGAACTAA